Part of the Cervus elaphus chromosome 18, mCerEla1.1, whole genome shotgun sequence genome is shown below.
TTTTCCCCTATATGTGCTATTTCAGCTACTTATTAAGAATACCAGGCTAAACTAGTTTAGATTCCTTAAAATGCACAAAAATTGTGTCTTTCTCAATGTCCAAGTAAGTTGATCatctcatttgttcatttttgtgggGTGTTTTGGGGCCACAGATTAGTGAATAGttccttattttaaaagtcaagagAAAAGCTCTACAAAAGGAATCTGAGTTATAGCTCTGAGAGGACAAGAGAATAAAAGTCAGAAGTGTAGAAGTAGAgatgaaacataaaatatttcacaagTATTTATCCAAGCAATGGTCCTAAGAGATGAGAGTATCATTTCTATAAGAATAACCACTATAAGACCTAAGCAAAAACATTAATCAACATGGTCTTCTTCGGGTCGCCAGTGGGGCCCGGAGCCGGGCGCGGAGCCCCTGACAGTGCAGACTTCCAGCGGCAGCAGAATGAGTGCCGAGGCAAGTGCCCGGCCTCTGCGAGTGGGCTCCCGCGCGGAGGCGACTGGAAAAGGCCACCGGAGGTGATGTGATTGGAGGTGATTGGAAAAGGCCAGCGGAGGTGATTGGAGGTGATTGGAAAAGGCCACCGGAGGTGGTTGGAGGTGATTGGAAAAGGCGCCGTGGCGTATGTTGGAGCCACCCTCTTTGCTACTGGCAAATGGGTAGGTGTGATCCTGGATGAAGCAAAAGGCAAGAATGACGGAACCGTCCAAGGCAGGAAGTACTTCACTTGCGATGAAGGACACGGCATCTTTGTGCGCCAGTCCCAGATACAGGTATTTGAAGATGGAGCGGATACTACTTCACCAGAGACACCTGATTCTTCTGCCTCAAAGGTCCTCAGAAGAGAGGGAACTGACTCAAACCCAAAGACCAGCAAACTGCCCACCCGCCCAGCCAGCACGGGGGTGGCCGCAGCCAGGGGCTCCCTGGGCCCCTCTGGCGCAGCGTCGGCGGGTGAGCAGAGCAGCAGTGAGCCCAGCACCCCAGCTCAGACTCCGCTGGCAGGGCCCATCATCCCCACGGCGGCCCGCACCTCCCCTGGAGCAGCGCTCCCACTTCCTTCCCCCTCTAAGGAAGAGGAGGGCCTGAGGGCCCAGGTGCGGGACCTGGAGGGGAAACTGGGGACCCTGCGGCTGAAACGTGCAGAAGACAAGGCAAGACTGAAAGAGCTGGGGAAGCACGAGATCCAGCTGGAGCGGGTGCAGGAATGGAAAAGCAAAATGCAAGAGCAGCAGGCAGACCTGCAGCGGCGCCTCAAGGAGGCTCGCGAGGAAGCCAAGGAGGCCCTAGAGGCAAAGGAACGCTACATGGAGGAGATGGCTGACACTGCTGATGCCATCGAGATGGCCGCTCTGGACAAGGAGATGGCCGAAGAGCGGGCCGAGTCCCTACAGCAGGAGGCCGAGGTGCCGAGGGAACGTGTGCAAGAGCTCACTACTGACTTGGAAAGCCTCAAAGTTGAGATTGAAGAGAAGGGCTCAGATGGTGCCGCATCCAGTTATCAGCTCAAGCAGCTTGAGGAGCAGAATGCCCGCTTAAAGGATGCCCTGGTGAGAATGCGGGATCTTTCTTCCTCAGAGAAGCAGGAGCACGGGAAACTCCAGAAGCTCATGGAAAAGAAGAACCAAGAGCTGGAAGTTGTGAGGCAACAGCGGGAGCGTCTGCCGGAGGAGCTGGGCCAGGCAGAGCGCACCACTGATGAGCTCAAGGAGCAGGTCGATGCTGCTCTGGGGGCGGAGGAGATGGATACACTGACAGACCGGAACCTGGATCTGGAAGAGAAAGTGCGCAACGGAAGGAAACGGTGGGGGACTTGGAAGCAATAAATGAAATGAACGATGAACTGCAGGAGAATGCACGTGAGACAGAACTGGAGCGGCGGGAGCAGCTAGATATGGCAGGTGCACCGGTCCGGGATGCCCAGAAGCGTGCGGAAGCAGCCCAGGAGACCGTCGCGGACTATCAGCAAACCATCAAGAAGCACCGCCAGCTGACCGCCCACCTGCAGGATGTGAATCGGGCTCTGACAAACCAGCAGGAAGCTTCTGTGGAAAGGCAGCAGCAGCCACCTCCGGAGACTTGACTTCAAGATCAAGTTTGCCGAGACTAAGGCTCATGCTAAGGCAATTGAAATGGAATTGAGGCAGATGGAGGTGGCCCAGGCCAACCGGCACATGTCCCTGTTGACAGCCTTCATGCCCGACAGTTTCCTTCGGCCAGGTGGGGACCATGACTGCGTTCTGGTGCTGCTGTTCATGCCTCGTCTCATTTGCAAGGCAGAGCTAATCCGGAAGCAGGCCCAGGAAAAGTTTGAATTAAGTGAGAGCTGTTCAGAGTGGCCAGGACTTCGAGGAGCTTCAGGGGAGCAGCTCAGCTTTGCTGCTGGGCTGGTGT
Proteins encoded:
- the LOC122674719 gene encoding LOW QUALITY PROTEIN: dynactin subunit 1-like (The sequence of the model RefSeq protein was modified relative to this genomic sequence to represent the inferred CDS: inserted 8 bases in 6 codons; deleted 1 base in 1 codon) gives rise to the protein MVFFGSPVGPGAGRGAPDSADFQRQQNECRGKCPASASHRRWLEVIGKGAVAYVGATLFATGKWVGVILDEAKGKNDGTVQGRKYFTCDEGHGIFVRQSQIQVFEDGADTTSPETPDSSASKVLRREGTDSNPKTSKLPTRPASTGVAAARGSLGPSGAASAGEQSSSEPSTPAQTPLAGPIIPTAARTSPGAALPLPSPSKEEEGLRAQVRDLEGKLGTLRLKRAEDKARLKELGKHEIQLERVQEWKSKMQEQQADLQRRLKEAREEAKEALEAKERYMEEMADTADAIEMAALDKEMAEERAESLQQEAEVPRERVQELTTDLESLKVEIEEKGSDGAASSYQLKQLEEQNARLKDALVRMRDLSSSEKQEHGKLQKLMEKKNQELEVVRQQRERLPEELGQAERTTDELKEQVDAALGAEEMDTLTDRNLDLEEKVRNXKETVGDLEAINEMNDELQENARETELERREQLDMAGAPVRDAQKRAEAAQETVADYQQTIKKHRQLTAHLQDVNRALTNQQEASVERQQQPPPETXDFKIKFAETKAHAKAIEMELRQMEVAQANRHMSLLTAFMPDSFLRPGGDHDCVLVLLFMPRLICKAELIRKQAQEKFELSESCSEWPGLRGASGEQLSFAAGLVYSLSLLQATLHRYEHALSQCSVDVYXEQPEDSTMQLADHIXFTQSALGCVSVEVGRLRAFLQGGQEASDIALLLQDLETSCSDTRQFCKKIRRRMPGTDAPGIPAALAFGPQVSDTLLDCRKHWMWVVAVLQGVAAAAAQLIAPLAENEGLPVAALEELAFKASEHIYGTPSGNPDECLRQSCSPLIRTMNRLATAMQEGEYGAEXPPRKPPPGERRAAALRAQITDAEGLGLKLEDRETVIKELKKSLKIKGEGLSEANVRLSLLEKKLDSAAKDADERIEKVQTRLEETQTLLRKEEKEFEETMDALQADIDQLEAEKAELKQRLNSQSKRMIEGRWGPPPSGIATLVSGIAGGGAPGQAPGSVPGPGLVKDSPLLLQQISAMRLHISQLQNENSVLKGAKMKASLAALPPLHVAKLSLPPQEGPGSELAXGALYRKTNQLLEMLNQLSAHTHVVDITCSHPAAKSPSAQLLEQVAQLKSLSDTFEKLKDEVLKETVSQRPGATVPTDFATFPSSAFLRAKEERQDDAVYMGKVTFPCAAGLGQRHRLVLTQERLRQLLLNASSLTAGGCPQPSWSRSSCCVATRRPPGRTACAGSSCPTRRHAPPRCTAPAP